The following proteins are co-located in the Fluviicola sp. genome:
- a CDS encoding TetR family transcriptional regulator yields MSKELSTEEKIREAAKSVFIAKGFDGCTSREIAKAAGMNVALVNYYFCSKKQLFKLIFETAMEDFMLSTVEVFRKDLSLESKMRIFIEREYEFLTSHPDIPRFILSELSRGDKCEFDHAGILDKISSTGVFEELLEAQEKGVIRKIDLTNIMLMIMSNCHYPFMAKPLLKYLNSLSEEEYQERLMLQKQYVTEMLIGYLFNPKTNI; encoded by the coding sequence ATGAGCAAAGAACTATCTACAGAAGAAAAGATCCGCGAAGCTGCAAAGAGTGTCTTTATTGCTAAGGGATTTGACGGCTGTACCTCCCGGGAAATAGCCAAAGCTGCGGGAATGAACGTGGCGCTTGTAAACTACTACTTCTGTTCCAAGAAACAATTGTTTAAGCTCATTTTTGAAACCGCCATGGAAGATTTTATGCTTTCAACGGTGGAAGTCTTCCGGAAGGATCTTAGCCTGGAGTCGAAAATGCGCATTTTTATCGAGCGGGAATATGAATTCCTGACTTCTCATCCGGATATTCCGCGTTTTATTTTATCCGAGCTTTCAAGAGGTGATAAGTGTGAATTCGATCATGCGGGAATCCTGGATAAAATCTCCAGTACAGGCGTTTTTGAAGAATTGCTGGAAGCCCAGGAAAAAGGAGTGATCCGCAAAATCGATCTTACCAATATCATGCTGATGATCATGTCGAACTGTCATTATCCCTTCATGGCAAAACCCTTGTTGAAATACCTGAACAGTTTGTCGGAAGAAGAATACCAGGAGCGTTTGATGCTCCAGAAACAATACGTTACGGAAATGCTGATCGGGTATCTGTTTAACCCGAAAACAAATATATAA
- a CDS encoding TolC family protein — MRNGFLGVLMVLGVGSGASAQVLDLETCLKMADTANLSIVNSRLDVTMNKSQVSSYLTARYPKIVANADYRYNAIIPGQLLPAEIFGGTPGQYATVKFGVPYVFSNSIQLQQILFNPQVNYGIATLKIQQEVVEIQQKITERDSKTQVANTFFNLQAVNKQIAFVDSNLVNIERLIGNMEAMEKQKMVVKTEVDKLRINRLNSVNAKQTLLANKDQLEMLLKILIGLPEDQKITLASDDLVEKSILVDGSTINYPELELVSAQKRMNEEEKKGNNMAYLPSLSFIAGYNYTYNMKPEDKVRQGIPSAFLGIRLDWTLFDGMEKYYKQKVTKVAHMKLENQEELLSQQLHMQTENAKRQIEIQVNSLGIAQEQLKLSQSVYKQTELQYNEGTVDSNDLVKASTDLQQSQTNVVLAYVQLRQAELEYLKNIGNVK, encoded by the coding sequence ATGAGAAATGGTTTTTTAGGTGTACTCATGGTTTTAGGAGTCGGAAGCGGTGCTTCGGCTCAGGTACTGGACCTTGAAACATGTTTGAAGATGGCGGATACGGCCAATTTATCCATTGTTAATTCCCGTTTGGACGTAACAATGAATAAAAGCCAGGTTTCTTCCTACTTAACTGCGCGTTACCCGAAGATTGTGGCAAATGCCGATTATCGGTACAACGCGATTATTCCCGGCCAGTTATTGCCGGCAGAGATCTTCGGAGGTACTCCGGGACAATATGCAACGGTAAAATTTGGTGTTCCTTACGTATTCAGCAACTCCATCCAGTTGCAGCAGATTTTGTTCAATCCGCAGGTAAATTACGGGATCGCTACCCTGAAAATTCAGCAGGAAGTAGTGGAAATCCAGCAAAAGATTACCGAGCGCGACAGCAAAACGCAGGTTGCCAATACCTTCTTCAATTTGCAGGCAGTGAACAAACAAATTGCTTTCGTGGATTCGAACCTGGTAAATATCGAGCGCCTGATCGGGAATATGGAAGCCATGGAGAAACAGAAAATGGTAGTGAAAACAGAAGTGGACAAATTGCGTATCAACCGCTTGAATTCGGTGAATGCCAAGCAAACACTTTTGGCCAATAAAGACCAGTTGGAAATGCTGTTGAAGATCCTGATCGGTTTACCGGAAGATCAGAAAATCACCCTGGCATCGGATGATTTGGTGGAGAAATCCATTTTGGTGGACGGAAGCACGATCAATTACCCGGAACTGGAATTGGTAAGTGCACAGAAACGGATGAATGAAGAAGAGAAAAAAGGAAATAATATGGCGTATTTACCTTCGCTTTCTTTCATTGCGGGATACAATTATACTTATAACATGAAGCCGGAAGATAAAGTGCGCCAGGGAATTCCATCCGCGTTTTTGGGAATCCGCCTCGACTGGACCTTGTTTGACGGAATGGAGAAATACTACAAGCAAAAAGTTACCAAGGTGGCCCACATGAAACTGGAGAACCAGGAAGAATTGTTGAGCCAGCAATTGCACATGCAAACTGAAAATGCAAAACGCCAGATCGAAATCCAGGTGAATTCATTGGGGATTGCACAGGAACAATTGAAGCTTTCCCAAAGTGTTTACAAGCAAACGGAACTTCAGTATAATGAAGGAACAGTTGATTCCAACGATCTTGTAAAGGCGAGCACGGATTTGCAGCAATCACAAACGAATGTGGTTTTGGCGTATGTTCAGTTGCGCCAGGCGGAATTAGAGTATTTGAAAAACATAGGAAACGTTAAATAA
- a CDS encoding efflux RND transporter periplasmic adaptor subunit, with amino-acid sequence MRRVITIVVVAVVLVGLIVFKLMSNKKEVQAKIFINDVNAAVLVKTGYPTTHSFESSLAFLGTFEPSRQNTIGSDANGKLVSIRFEEGDQVRQGQLLAKVDDEMLQLQLQNADVGLEGQKNDDRRYSNLEKENAVSGVQVEKTRLGVRSGELQKKQIQKQIKSTSIVAPYSGVITRKMIDLGSFVGQGTPLFELTDISSLKLTVNVPERDVLKFRLGQAVSVRADIYGDQEFPGKITNISVVADRAHNFKVQITVPNPKRDLMAGMYGSVRLKNNASVTRLAVPRVALVGSSKNPQVYVVRNNVAHLTTFNAGTSDGDYIEVVSGINKGDVIVVKGQVNLQDKTKIKTN; translated from the coding sequence ATGAGAAGAGTTATTACTATAGTCGTCGTAGCAGTAGTTTTGGTAGGACTAATTGTATTTAAGTTAATGTCGAACAAGAAAGAAGTTCAGGCAAAAATTTTCATCAACGATGTAAACGCAGCGGTTTTGGTTAAGACCGGATATCCGACTACCCATTCATTTGAAAGTTCATTGGCTTTTCTCGGAACATTCGAGCCTTCCCGCCAAAATACGATCGGATCTGATGCAAACGGGAAATTGGTAAGCATCCGTTTTGAAGAAGGAGACCAAGTGCGTCAGGGCCAGTTATTGGCAAAAGTAGATGATGAAATGCTACAGTTACAGCTTCAGAATGCCGACGTAGGTTTGGAAGGCCAGAAGAATGACGACAGACGTTACTCCAACCTGGAAAAAGAAAATGCCGTTTCAGGTGTTCAGGTAGAGAAAACGCGTTTGGGAGTTCGTTCCGGTGAATTGCAGAAGAAGCAAATTCAGAAACAAATCAAGAGTACTTCCATCGTTGCTCCTTATTCCGGGGTGATTACCAGAAAAATGATCGATTTGGGATCATTCGTGGGGCAGGGAACGCCTTTGTTTGAATTGACAGATATTTCAAGCCTGAAACTGACGGTAAACGTTCCGGAAAGAGACGTGTTGAAATTCCGTTTGGGACAGGCAGTTTCTGTAAGAGCAGATATTTACGGAGACCAGGAATTTCCCGGAAAGATTACGAATATTTCGGTAGTTGCGGACAGAGCACACAACTTCAAAGTGCAGATCACGGTTCCAAACCCGAAAAGAGATTTGATGGCGGGAATGTACGGTTCGGTTCGTTTGAAAAACAATGCAAGCGTAACCCGCCTTGCTGTGCCGCGTGTTGCTTTGGTAGGTTCATCCAAGAATCCGCAGGTATATGTTGTTCGTAACAACGTAGCGCATCTGACCACATTCAACGCAGGAACTTCAGACGGAGATTACATCGAAGTAGTGAGCGGAATCAACAAAGGAGACGTCATCGTTGTAAAAGGACAGGTGAACCTTCAGGACAAAACAAAGATCAAAACCAATTAA
- a CDS encoding efflux RND transporter permease subunit yields MTLTELSIKRPSFIIVIFTILIGGGLISYNQLSYELLPDFSPPILTVTTLYPGASPATVETQVAKPLEDALSGLENISEVTTFSMDNASIVMLEFKASADIDAALEDAQRKVNTILNDLPEGAKSPTIAKIEPNAAPVLQVSAIAKNMDDREFMELMDKQLLPQIKQTKGVAEVQVIGGEKRAFRVDVDKDRLKMYGLSLGQVNQIVAAANVEFPTGKLKNESEQMTVRLAGKFQTVDDLKNLIIYTDGTSSVRLGDVADVTDGSEDVVTVSRFNGLNGIGLRIKKQSDANAVDMANLTKKKFKEIEEKYKEEGIKFTVATDTSLPTIESVDAVLHDLELAVLLVAAVMMLFLHSFRNALIVLIAIPASLISTFIAMYLLGYTLNLMTLLAMSLVIGILVDDSIVVLENIYRHLQMGKGRRKAALDGRNEIGFTALAITLVDVVVFSPVVFIEGTISDILRQFSVVVVVSTLMSLLVCFTLTPWLASRLAKEVKLNPKNPFQLFLIWFENMIKSFTEGYVKLVAWSLKHKIIMGLGVLVIFFASMASMGLGIVGQEFVAQGDQGKFMIKLKYDKSTTFEENNATTLEIEQMILAQKDVIDIVFANVGGPSSGMGAASFGQENRSEITVKMKKDMQKKYPTLKYMNEIRKKIQDKYPGVEVKALNMGMVDSEEAPIEIFLSSDDSDLLMKEAKRLKQHILTIPGAKDPSISTDEFSPEVRIDLDREKMGQLGLPIASVGMQLQNGLTGNDDARFDVKGEEYDIRIMLDKYDRSNVDNINEMTFVTNDGKQVRLSEFADVSVENGYGQLERKNRISNTTLRSYVLGTASGTVADSITAYLKKAPLDKNVRMLWGGEVKRQKESMGALGTAMGIGLILVYLIMVALYDNFVYPFVVLFSILVSLIGAILALNLTQSNMGIFTMLGMLMLLGLVAKNAILIVDFTNHLKAEGRSTYSALLEAVRERMRPILMTTIAMVIGMIPIATATGSGAEWKNGLAWILIGGLTSSMFLTIIVVPIMYYVVDRLQVKLTRKKINLEGEDDATVHGVI; encoded by the coding sequence ATGACATTAACGGAATTATCCATTAAGAGACCGTCCTTCATTATTGTAATCTTTACAATTCTGATCGGTGGAGGTCTGATAAGTTACAATCAATTAAGCTATGAGCTATTGCCGGATTTCTCTCCGCCAATTCTTACAGTGACTACTTTATACCCGGGAGCTTCTCCTGCAACTGTTGAAACACAAGTCGCCAAACCTTTGGAAGATGCTTTGAGCGGTTTGGAGAACATTTCCGAGGTAACTACTTTTTCCATGGACAATGCGTCCATCGTCATGCTGGAGTTCAAAGCTTCCGCAGATATTGATGCCGCCCTGGAAGATGCACAGCGAAAGGTCAATACGATCCTGAATGATTTACCGGAAGGAGCGAAATCTCCGACCATTGCCAAGATCGAACCGAATGCAGCGCCGGTACTCCAGGTGAGTGCAATTGCGAAGAATATGGACGACCGGGAATTCATGGAGTTGATGGATAAACAACTTCTTCCCCAGATCAAACAAACCAAAGGTGTTGCTGAAGTTCAGGTAATCGGAGGTGAGAAAAGAGCATTTCGTGTGGATGTGGACAAAGACCGCCTGAAAATGTACGGCTTGTCTTTAGGACAAGTGAACCAGATTGTTGCTGCTGCAAACGTGGAGTTTCCTACCGGGAAGCTGAAAAATGAATCGGAGCAGATGACTGTTCGTTTGGCCGGAAAATTCCAAACGGTTGACGACCTGAAAAACCTGATTATCTATACGGACGGAACTTCTTCTGTGCGTTTAGGTGATGTGGCCGATGTAACCGACGGATCGGAAGATGTGGTAACCGTGAGCCGTTTTAACGGATTGAACGGGATAGGTCTTCGAATCAAGAAGCAAAGTGATGCGAACGCCGTGGATATGGCCAACCTGACGAAGAAGAAATTCAAGGAAATCGAAGAGAAATACAAGGAAGAAGGAATTAAATTCACCGTTGCAACGGATACTTCGCTTCCTACGATTGAATCGGTAGACGCCGTATTGCACGATTTGGAATTGGCCGTACTATTGGTAGCGGCGGTAATGATGTTGTTCCTGCACAGTTTCAGAAATGCCCTGATCGTATTGATTGCCATTCCGGCATCTTTGATCTCTACATTTATTGCGATGTACTTGCTGGGTTACACCCTGAACCTGATGACTTTGCTTGCGATGTCTTTGGTAATCGGTATTCTCGTGGATGACTCCATTGTGGTACTGGAAAACATTTACCGCCACTTACAGATGGGGAAAGGCCGCAGAAAAGCAGCTTTGGACGGGCGTAACGAGATTGGATTTACGGCATTGGCCATTACCCTGGTGGACGTCGTGGTATTCTCGCCGGTTGTCTTCATTGAAGGAACGATTTCTGATATCCTGCGCCAATTCTCGGTAGTAGTGGTTGTTTCCACATTGATGTCGCTATTGGTATGTTTTACCCTGACACCTTGGCTGGCTTCCCGTTTGGCAAAAGAAGTGAAATTGAATCCGAAGAATCCGTTCCAATTATTCCTGATCTGGTTTGAGAATATGATCAAATCCTTCACGGAAGGTTATGTGAAACTGGTTGCGTGGTCTTTGAAACACAAGATCATCATGGGGCTTGGTGTACTTGTTATTTTCTTTGCAAGTATGGCATCCATGGGACTTGGTATTGTGGGACAGGAATTCGTTGCCCAGGGAGACCAGGGGAAATTCATGATCAAACTGAAATACGATAAGAGTACCACTTTCGAAGAAAACAATGCTACGACGCTGGAAATCGAGCAGATGATTCTTGCTCAGAAAGACGTGATCGATATTGTTTTTGCCAATGTGGGTGGGCCTTCTTCCGGGATGGGTGCTGCTTCTTTCGGTCAGGAAAACCGTTCTGAGATTACAGTGAAAATGAAGAAGGATATGCAGAAGAAATATCCGACGCTGAAATACATGAACGAAATCCGTAAGAAAATCCAGGACAAATACCCGGGAGTAGAGGTGAAAGCTTTGAACATGGGAATGGTTGACTCGGAAGAAGCGCCGATCGAGATTTTCCTTTCTTCGGATGATTCTGATCTATTGATGAAAGAAGCGAAACGCTTGAAACAGCACATTCTGACCATTCCTGGAGCGAAAGATCCGAGTATTTCCACGGATGAGTTTTCCCCGGAAGTACGCATCGATTTGGACCGCGAGAAAATGGGACAATTGGGCTTGCCGATCGCAAGTGTCGGAATGCAGTTGCAAAACGGGTTGACCGGTAATGACGATGCGCGTTTTGATGTAAAAGGAGAAGAGTACGATATCCGAATTATGCTGGACAAATACGACAGAAGCAACGTGGATAACATCAATGAGATGACTTTCGTTACCAATGATGGAAAACAGGTTCGTTTGAGCGAATTTGCGGATGTTTCCGTTGAAAACGGGTACGGTCAGCTGGAGCGTAAAAACCGTATTTCGAATACCACTCTGAGATCTTACGTATTGGGGACAGCTTCCGGTACGGTAGCGGATTCCATTACAGCTTACCTGAAAAAAGCGCCGCTGGATAAAAACGTGCGCATGCTTTGGGGAGGTGAAGTAAAACGTCAGAAGGAATCCATGGGAGCATTGGGTACGGCAATGGGAATCGGTTTGATCCTTGTTTACCTGATCATGGTGGCACTTTATGACAACTTCGTTTACCCGTTCGTCGTATTGTTCTCCATCCTCGTTTCGTTGATCGGGGCAATCCTGGCGCTGAACTTAACACAGTCGAATATGGGAATCTTTACTATGCTCGGGATGTTGATGCTCCTCGGACTCGTGGCCAAGAACGCCATCCTGATCGTGGATTTCACCAACCACTTGAAGGCGGAGGGAAGATCTACGTACAGTGCGCTTCTGGAGGCGGTTCGCGAACGGATGCGACCGATTTTGATGACCACTATCGCCATGGTAATCGGTATGATTCCGATTGCAACTGCAACGGGTTCCGGAGCGGAATGGAAGAACGGATTAGCGTGGATTTTGATCGGTGGTTTGACAAGTTCAATGTTCTTGACTATTATTGTAGTACCGATCATGTACTACGTAGTAGATCGATTACAAGTGAAATTGACAAGAAAGAAAATAAACCTCGAAGGTGAAGACGATGCTACCGTTCACGGAGTGATCTAA
- a CDS encoding alpha/beta hydrolase → MKRRAKRFYTILVGIFILTITAFASMSSEYEPVSTEIQIDTFEVLDSVRNRLIPYALYSPVTKKTPDSIRVVIFSHGYGSNYSRNYLNYSYLTKNLARAGFWTLSIQHELLGDPLIPKEGNMQVVRMPFWVRGEGNILFVLNDFKRKHPGLKISSVDLIGHSNGGDMSVLTAKDHPELIRKVITLDHLRMPVPITLKPQFSSLRSTDKVADSLVIPSAEDCLKYGIHIVQLKHVTHNEMNDEGSRKQKKQINQYIQKILEDRF, encoded by the coding sequence ATGAAACGAAGAGCAAAGCGGTTTTATACGATTCTGGTTGGGATATTTATCCTGACAATAACCGCTTTTGCATCCATGTCATCAGAATATGAACCCGTTTCTACGGAAATTCAGATCGATACATTCGAGGTGCTCGATAGTGTACGGAATCGCTTGATCCCTTATGCTTTGTATTCCCCGGTAACGAAAAAAACTCCGGATTCCATTCGCGTGGTGATTTTCAGTCATGGATACGGGTCGAATTATTCGCGGAACTACCTGAATTATTCTTACCTCACTAAAAACCTCGCGCGCGCCGGATTCTGGACTTTGAGTATTCAGCACGAATTGCTCGGAGACCCTTTGATCCCGAAGGAAGGGAACATGCAGGTTGTTCGTATGCCTTTCTGGGTCAGAGGTGAAGGAAATATCCTGTTCGTATTGAATGATTTTAAGCGGAAACACCCGGGACTGAAAATTAGTTCGGTTGACCTGATCGGTCATTCAAACGGGGGAGATATGAGCGTCTTGACGGCAAAAGATCATCCGGAACTGATCCGGAAAGTCATTACACTGGATCATTTGAGAATGCCCGTTCCGATTACATTGAAGCCCCAGTTTTCGAGTTTACGGTCGACCGATAAAGTTGCAGATTCGCTGGTGATTCCTTCAGCAGAAGATTGTCTGAAGTATGGGATACACATCGTTCAATTGAAGCATGTCACACATAACGAGATGAATGACGAAGGGTCGAGGAAGCAGAAAAAGCAGATCAATCAGTACATTCAAAAAATCCTCGAAGACCGGTTCTGA
- a CDS encoding pyridoxine 5'-phosphate synthase, whose amino-acid sequence MTKLSVNINKIATIRNARGGNTPNVVQVAIDCERFGAAGITVHPRPDERHITGKDVVDLSKVVTTEFNIEGYPDERFMQMIEAIRPAQATLVPDPPHVLTSNAGWNTKEHLEVLQDIIRRIKSWGVRTSIFVDTDLQNIEYAVKTGTDRIELYTGPYADHYAENREDAIKPFVTAANRALELGLELNAGHDLNQENLRYFKENIPQLAEVSIGHALISDALYLGLENTVQRYNYLLRD is encoded by the coding sequence ATGACAAAATTAAGCGTGAACATCAACAAAATTGCTACTATCCGAAATGCCCGCGGGGGAAACACTCCCAATGTGGTACAGGTAGCTATTGACTGTGAGCGCTTCGGTGCTGCCGGAATTACGGTCCATCCAAGACCCGACGAAAGACACATCACCGGAAAGGATGTCGTGGACTTATCGAAAGTAGTTACTACCGAGTTCAATATCGAAGGATACCCGGACGAGCGCTTTATGCAAATGATTGAAGCTATTCGCCCGGCACAGGCAACTTTAGTGCCGGATCCGCCGCATGTTCTGACAAGCAATGCAGGCTGGAACACAAAAGAACACCTGGAAGTACTGCAGGATATTATTCGTCGTATCAAATCCTGGGGCGTGCGCACTTCTATTTTTGTCGACACCGATTTACAGAACATTGAATACGCTGTGAAAACAGGAACAGACCGCATTGAATTGTATACCGGTCCTTATGCAGACCATTATGCTGAAAACAGGGAAGACGCTATCAAACCGTTTGTCACCGCCGCAAACCGTGCATTGGAATTAGGCCTGGAGTTGAATGCTGGACACGATCTGAACCAGGAAAACCTTCGTTACTTTAAGGAAAACATTCCTCAATTGGCAGAAGTATCTATCGGGCATGCTTTGATTTCGGATGCGCTTTACCTGGGATTGGAGAATACGGTTCAGCGTTACAATTATTTGCTGCGGGATTAA
- a CDS encoding YdcF family protein, with amino-acid sequence MKLLSIITFLSLPVFLGGCFLFAPSAQKTNRKYLQKAPYDAIIVPGVPYDGKHWSEAMRNRVQWSNYLYKKGIAKNIIYSGSAVYTEYEEAHIMALYGEALGIPKEHIFMDPRSEHSTENVYYSYRLAKKQGFQKIALATDPFQLNGMRQFIKKFELPVDLLPIVKDTLLKQDLREPTINPDAAKRPNFVSIVNRQSKWQRLRGTFGQYICWKEEDLKKKHLRKKYGDRIEN; translated from the coding sequence ATGAAACTCCTTTCGATAATCACTTTTTTGTCTTTGCCCGTATTCCTTGGCGGGTGTTTTCTATTTGCACCTTCAGCACAGAAAACCAATCGTAAATACCTGCAAAAAGCTCCATATGATGCGATCATTGTTCCGGGTGTTCCGTATGACGGGAAACACTGGAGCGAAGCTATGCGGAATCGCGTGCAGTGGTCAAACTACCTGTATAAAAAGGGGATTGCCAAAAATATCATTTACTCAGGTTCGGCGGTGTATACCGAATACGAAGAAGCTCATATTATGGCGCTTTACGGCGAGGCACTGGGCATTCCGAAAGAACACATATTCATGGACCCGAGATCGGAACACAGTACCGAGAATGTTTATTATTCCTACCGCCTGGCGAAAAAACAGGGATTTCAAAAAATCGCTTTGGCCACAGATCCTTTTCAACTGAACGGTATGCGCCAGTTCATCAAGAAATTCGAGCTGCCGGTAGATTTGCTGCCAATCGTTAAGGATACACTGCTAAAGCAGGACCTTAGGGAACCAACGATCAATCCGGATGCCGCAAAACGCCCGAATTTTGTTTCCATTGTGAACCGGCAATCCAAATGGCAGCGACTCAGGGGTACTTTCGGGCAATACATTTGCTGGAAGGAAGAAGACCTGAAGAAAAAACATTTACGTAAGAAATACGGGGACAGAATTGAAAATTAA
- a CDS encoding Crp/Fnr family transcriptional regulator, translated as MNALEWGALFGLESITVPARTQLVQEGSIARKIYIIEKGALRIWLNKNGNEITSQFFFEGKLVASLESFLSLEPSEFCLETLEESKLYVLDKMTFDELMKNDTDFKEWFQEYILDRFLYYSKHVLSFLRDKPEERYLHLLKTNPELLKRVPQQDLATYIGITPVSLSRIRNKIAKSK; from the coding sequence ATGAATGCATTAGAATGGGGAGCTTTGTTCGGGCTAGAATCAATCACTGTTCCGGCGAGAACGCAGTTGGTGCAGGAAGGTTCCATTGCGAGAAAGATCTACATCATTGAAAAAGGAGCGCTCCGGATCTGGCTGAATAAGAACGGAAATGAAATTACCAGCCAGTTTTTCTTCGAGGGTAAGCTAGTTGCTTCCCTGGAAAGTTTTCTAAGTCTCGAGCCCAGTGAGTTTTGCCTGGAAACCCTGGAAGAATCAAAATTGTATGTGCTGGATAAAATGACCTTCGATGAATTGATGAAAAACGATACCGATTTCAAAGAATGGTTCCAGGAATACATTTTAGACCGCTTTTTGTATTACTCGAAACACGTGCTCTCTTTCCTGAGAGACAAACCGGAAGAACGTTATCTGCACTTGTTAAAGACCAATCCTGAATTATTGAAACGTGTTCCGCAGCAGGATTTGGCAACCTATATCGGCATTACGCCGGTTTCATTGAGCCGCATCCGGAATAAAATCGCGAAGAGTAAGTGA
- a CDS encoding zinc-binding dehydrogenase: protein MKAAIIKELGQTPVYSDHPDPVPANETELLMNVKAASVKNLDKLRASGKHYASYTELPAVAGIDGVGTLEDGTLVYAQGISGTLAEQALIRKGQYVVVPQGLDIIQAAALPNAVIGAAMALRFRAKMKKEDVVLINGATGVTGKLAVQLAKHDGASKIIVTGRNKSVLEELRGLGADEVISLLDSDEAIIERLKSIHRETPISCVIDYLWGKPVELIISALKGGGVNSFTPQVKIVTVGSMAGENISLGSGTLRSSAIEILGSGLGSLSREDLHRFYKEVLPEIFELAKDGKLKLDTYTAPLSEVEKAWELALEGGVRLVISVD from the coding sequence ATGAAAGCTGCAATTATCAAAGAACTGGGACAAACTCCCGTTTATTCCGATCATCCGGATCCTGTACCTGCCAATGAAACCGAATTGCTCATGAATGTGAAAGCCGCCTCGGTAAAGAACCTGGATAAGCTTCGGGCGAGTGGAAAGCACTATGCCAGTTATACCGAACTTCCTGCTGTTGCGGGAATCGACGGAGTTGGTACACTGGAAGACGGCACACTGGTTTATGCGCAGGGAATTTCAGGAACACTGGCCGAACAGGCACTTATTCGAAAAGGTCAGTACGTCGTTGTTCCGCAAGGGTTGGATATAATTCAGGCGGCGGCATTGCCCAATGCGGTAATTGGCGCTGCAATGGCTTTGCGTTTCCGGGCAAAGATGAAAAAAGAAGATGTCGTGTTAATCAACGGAGCAACAGGAGTTACAGGTAAACTGGCGGTTCAGCTTGCAAAGCACGACGGAGCTTCCAAAATTATTGTAACGGGAAGAAATAAATCCGTTTTAGAAGAGTTACGTGGTTTGGGAGCAGATGAGGTGATTTCGCTGCTGGATTCCGATGAAGCGATTATCGAACGGCTTAAATCCATTCATCGGGAAACACCCATTTCCTGCGTGATTGATTATTTGTGGGGAAAACCGGTGGAACTGATCATTTCTGCACTGAAAGGCGGGGGTGTCAATTCCTTTACTCCTCAGGTAAAAATCGTGACAGTAGGAAGTATGGCCGGAGAAAACATCTCACTTGGTTCCGGAACGTTGAGAAGTTCGGCTATTGAAATCCTGGGATCCGGTTTGGGAAGTCTTTCCAGAGAAGACCTGCATCGGTTCTATAAGGAAGTTTTACCCGAAATATTTGAATTGGCGAAGGATGGAAAATTAAAACTGGATACTTATACAGCACCACTTTCCGAAGTTGAAAAGGCCTGGGAGTTGGCTTTGGAGGGAGGAGTGAGATTGGTCATTTCGGTAGATTAA
- a CDS encoding CBS domain-containing protein produces MTAKEVITDEIPPLIHTDSGEKALIWMEEFKVSHLPVLKNGNFVGLISESDILDKKDLELSLDVLFDHLPRPYVLETAHIYEVLAKMAEHRISVLPVLDVAEQYLGCTSVHQLMTLIANTASIKESGGIVVLEMNRVDYSLAQISQIVESENAKILSSFIMSSGDSTKIEVTLKISEVDLSRIIRSFERHDMLVKASFQRSTDQDDMQFRYDALMNYLNI; encoded by the coding sequence ATGACAGCAAAAGAAGTAATAACAGACGAGATTCCCCCGTTAATTCATACAGATTCAGGGGAGAAGGCATTGATATGGATGGAGGAGTTTAAAGTTTCCCATCTTCCGGTATTAAAAAACGGCAATTTTGTAGGCTTAATTTCCGAAAGCGACATTTTAGATAAGAAAGACCTGGAATTGTCATTGGATGTACTATTTGACCATCTTCCGAGACCGTATGTTTTGGAAACAGCTCACATATATGAAGTTTTGGCTAAAATGGCCGAGCACCGCATTTCGGTTTTACCTGTATTGGACGTTGCAGAGCAATACCTGGGATGTACGAGCGTTCATCAGCTAATGACGTTGATCGCCAATACAGCAAGTATCAAAGAATCTGGAGGAATAGTGGTGCTGGAAATGAACCGGGTAGATTATTCCCTGGCCCAGATTTCCCAGATCGTTGAAAGCGAAAATGCAAAAATCCTTTCTTCGTTTATCATGTCCTCCGGAGACAGTACTAAAATCGAAGTGACCCTCAAAATATCCGAAGTAGATTTATCGCGGATCATCCGTTCATTCGAGCGACACGATATGTTGGTAAAGGCAAGTTTCCAGCGTTCAACGGACCAGGACGATATGCAGTTCCGATATGACGCATTGATGAATTATTTAAACATTTAA